The genomic segment GCTTGGCAAGGATCGCCTCCAGTACGCCTCCGCCAATCGCAAGCGATTTGTCGGACACGAGAGCGCAGGCGCCGGGGTCGTTGCGAACATCCACGTCGCCGATCTTCAATCCTTTGGTGACTTGCAAGCCCGAACGAATTAAGCCGCGCAACATGCCGCCGAAGGGGCTGGTCACCGTGTGTTCACTGTCGATCACAGCGACTACTTCACCCTCCACGCAATACTCACCGATATTTTTTATAGCGGTGATGACTCCATTCGCAGGCGCCCGAAGTACGCGGCGCGAATCGCCCTCGGGTTCGCCTGAATCGGGTTGGGTTGACCCCGACCAATACACCCGCCCAAGCGTATGGCTTCGGCGGGTTTCGATCACGGCGTGGCAATCGCTCCCCGCTGTGAAACCAGGTCCAAGTCCGATGTGAAGCGGGGCGGGGGCTGGGAGCGGCGCCGGGCGACTCTTCAAAAGTCGCGCATCGACAACAACCATGAATCCGATCGATGTGAGCAGATTTGCCTCCGGGTCGACGATCACGGGGATGCAATCCGCTTCCTCCCACGCGGACAACTGATGCGCTTCGATCAGCCTTGACCCGACCCCTTCGACTATGTGCGCGCCCTCGTAAACCGCTTCGGAGAATGAGACCGTTCTACGCACCGCCAATGGTTGCGGAAGTTCGGTGATCGCCACGCGCATGCCCGACCGATGCAAACGTAACGCGACGCCTGTGGCGAGATCGCCGCCGCCTCGAATTAAAACCGCTTTATCGCCGCGCATCGGATGGTTGAGTCCCTGCCAGTTGCTCTGGCGTTTCGCTCGCTCTCAGATTTTGTACCTGCAACATGTGACTAAATGAATACAACAGGAGATAAATGTAAATAAAGAAAATCGCATAGAGCAACGTGAATGCCGCCAGCCGCCGGCTGGGGTCGATGACCAGACCAAGGATCCCCATGGCGGTTTCTGCCGGGTTTTGCAGAATGTCCCACGAATTCAAGCGCACGAACCGCCCGATGTAAATCCCAAAACTGCTCAGGGCAGAGATGGCAAAGACGAATATCCAGCCGATGAAACGTCCGAACGACCGCTGGACGATATCTTGCATCAGATAGAGCGAGACAACGCCCAACAACATCGCGGTCCACGAACACCAAACGACGATGATCACGTCGTACCAAAGCGGCGCGCCAAAGGAACCGCGCGCCAGGTCTTGCAGATCAGTGAGCATGTATGGCGCGTTGGGGAAAAAGATCAACCAAAGGAACGAGACGAAGGGGATCAAGATGTACAACGTCAATCGCCGCCAGGAGAAGGCGTGCGCAACGTAGGAGAGGATGAAGGGAATCCACGCGAGGAATAAATTCCAAATCAGGTCCAGCCTCCGCCCGGAATCGGTGTACGCCACGCGCGCGCCGACGAGAGCGATGCACATGGCGCACGCCACATTGAGCAATGTGAAGACCGCCAGGTTGTACCGGTTACGGATGAGGAAATTGCGAAGCCGATTTTTCAAAGGCGTCATGGTTGAGTTACTTGTGTTCCGCCGCAAACCAGATCATGTCAATATCGCCCGGTGAGTGACCGAGAGCCGTGAGGATTGCCGCGGCTTCTGTTTTGTGTTGTGTTCCGTGGTTGACCACGTGCGCCATGGACTGCCACAGGATTCTTGTTAACGCCTTGCCCTCGGTGTTGGTGTAATTGAAGGGATTGTTCAACCGTTCATCGCTCACTTCACCCACAAACTTTAGCAGGAGGCTTTCCTCCTCCAGCCAGCGCGCGCGGAGGGACTCAAGGGTGGGGAACTCCTCGGGTTGGATGCGCTGGGCGGGCGATGTTCCCTCCCAGCGATTCCGCCAGATCCACTCTGCAAACAAGGTGTGGGTGAGCGTGCCGCGCAAGCCTCCTTGTGGAAAACCTGCGGGCGCGAGGAACTGGTCCGGCGTCAGGTTTGACGCGGCGTCCATGATTTTCTTCGTCGACCATTGGTTGTATTTGAAGAGGAATTGAATATCTTGTTTGTTCATCATTGTCCCTGTAAGTTTGCCTGCCGTTCCAATAAAAGATGCCCGAACGTATACAGCGTAATGTATAAGAACAGGAAGAACACTCCGAACAGGCTGGTGAAGCCGATGGATTGCAGGCTGGGTTCTTGAATACTTTGCAACGTGTGTTGCGCCATCCCGGCGGGGTTGTAAAAGATATCCCACGAATTCCAGCGCAGGAAGCGACCGACATACACCCCCGCGCTGCTCAACGCGGCGACCACGGCGACAAATCCCCAGCCAGCCCAACGCCCAAACTCGCGCCGAATGATCTCTTGCATGAGAAACAACGAGACCATTCCCAACAGCAACCCGGTGAACGCGAACCAGATCAGCAACATCACATCGTACCAAACGGGAACGTCGTGCCAATAATCCAGATGCTGAAAATCGGTCAAGATGTAGGGCGCGTTGGGGAAGAAGATCAACCAGAGAAACGCGGCCACCGGCACAACGGCATACACCCACCGCCTCGATAACGTGAGCGTGTAGGTGAAATAGGCAATGAGGAACGGAATCCACGCCAGGAACAAATTCCAGATCAGGAAGTTGTAATTGCCGCTCCCGCTGTACTCCACGCGGAACCGCCAGATGGCGACTGAGAGGACCGTCGCGCCAGCCAGCAGGGAGAACATGGTGAGACGATATTTGTTGTGAGAAAAATAATCGATCGATGCGCGGATCATGCCTGCCTCAAAAATTCCAACAAGATCGGGTTGACCTGTTCGGGCTTCTCGTAATGCGGAAGGTGCCCGCACCCTTCGATGGCGTGAAATTCGATGGTTGAGATTGCCGCGCGAAGCAACGCGCTATGCTCAAATGGGACCGTGTGATCGTTCCGCCCCCACAATAACAGAACGCGCGTTTCTGTGGCGCCGAGTTGCCGATAGATATCCAAAAAGGAGTTG from the Candidatus Defluviilinea gracilis genome contains:
- a CDS encoding DinB family protein, which gives rise to MNKQDIQFLFKYNQWSTKKIMDAASNLTPDQFLAPAGFPQGGLRGTLTHTLFAEWIWRNRWEGTSPAQRIQPEEFPTLESLRARWLEEESLLLKFVGEVSDERLNNPFNYTNTEGKALTRILWQSMAHVVNHGTQHKTEAAAILTALGHSPGDIDMIWFAAEHK
- a CDS encoding DUF1361 domain-containing protein, giving the protein MTPLKNRLRNFLIRNRYNLAVFTLLNVACAMCIALVGARVAYTDSGRRLDLIWNLFLAWIPFILSYVAHAFSWRRLTLYILIPFVSFLWLIFFPNAPYMLTDLQDLARGSFGAPLWYDVIIVVWCSWTAMLLGVVSLYLMQDIVQRSFGRFIGWIFVFAISALSSFGIYIGRFVRLNSWDILQNPAETAMGILGLVIDPSRRLAAFTLLYAIFFIYIYLLLYSFSHMLQVQNLRASETPEQLAGTQPSDARR
- a CDS encoding EF2563 family selenium-dependent molybdenum hydroxylase system protein; this translates as MRGDKAVLIRGGGDLATGVALRLHRSGMRVAITELPQPLAVRRTVSFSEAVYEGAHIVEGVGSRLIEAHQLSAWEEADCIPVIVDPEANLLTSIGFMVVVDARLLKSRPAPLPAPAPLHIGLGPGFTAGSDCHAVIETRRSHTLGRVYWSGSTQPDSGEPEGDSRRVLRAPANGVITAIKNIGEYCVEGEVVAVIDSEHTVTSPFGGMLRGLIRSGLQVTKGLKIGDVDVRNDPGACALVSDKSLAIGGGVLEAILAKPEIRSKVLA
- a CDS encoding DUF1361 domain-containing protein; the encoded protein is MIRASIDYFSHNKYRLTMFSLLAGATVLSVAIWRFRVEYSGSGNYNFLIWNLFLAWIPFLIAYFTYTLTLSRRWVYAVVPVAAFLWLIFFPNAPYILTDFQHLDYWHDVPVWYDVMLLIWFAFTGLLLGMVSLFLMQEIIRREFGRWAGWGFVAVVAALSSAGVYVGRFLRWNSWDIFYNPAGMAQHTLQSIQEPSLQSIGFTSLFGVFFLFLYITLYTFGHLLLERQANLQGQ